One window from the genome of Stegostoma tigrinum isolate sSteTig4 chromosome 27, sSteTig4.hap1, whole genome shotgun sequence encodes:
- the dusp14 gene encoding dual specificity protein phosphatase 14 produces MSSRSQSFFHRTPPGPSSKPRLVTGGVLGGIAQITPCLYLCSGNAATNRNLVLSKGITCIINATMEIPNANWPEVEYVKVPVADLPHAPISLYFDSIADKIHSVSKKHGSALVHCVAGVSRSASLCIAYLMKFHKISLLEAHNWVKSRRPIIRPNVGFWRQLIEYERKLFGKNSVKMVQSPIGVIPDIYEKETRNLTPFWGI; encoded by the coding sequence ATGAGTTCCCGGAGCCAAAGCTTCTTCCACCGGACCCCACCAGGTCCCTCTTCCAAGCCCCGGCTGGTAACCGGGGGAGTCCTGGGTGGGATTGCTCAAATTACCCCATGCCTCTACCTCTGCAGTGGCAACGCAGCCACCAATCGCAACCTGGTCCTGTCGAAGGGCATTACCTGCATCATTAATGCAACCATGGAGATCCCCAATGCCAACTGGCCTGAGGTGGAGTACGTTAAAGTGCCTGTCGCTGACCTGCCGCATGCCCCCATCTCTCTGTATTTTGACAGCATTGCCGATAAAATCCACAGCGTCAGTAAAAAGCATGGCTCGGCTTTGGTCCATTGTGTTGCGGGCGTGAGCAGATCCGCCTCCCTCTGCATTGCCTACCTGATGAAGTTCCATAAGATCTCCCTCCTTGAGGCTCATAACTGGGTCAAATCTCGCCGCCCCATCATCAGGCCCAACGTGGGCTTCTGGAGGCAACTGATAGAATACGAAAGGAAATTATTTGGCAAGAACAGTGTTAAAATGGTGCAGTCTCCCATCGGGGTAATCCCTGACATTTATGAAAAGGAAACCAGGAACCTCACTCCTTTTTGGGGCATTTAA